In Triticum aestivum cultivar Chinese Spring chromosome 5B, IWGSC CS RefSeq v2.1, whole genome shotgun sequence, the following proteins share a genomic window:
- the LOC123116408 gene encoding polygalacturonase inhibitor 1 produces MRNTAGFVSLSAMAADLPSSSWHALLCLVLFSAVVASSSAMDCDGDDRAALLRVKAQLGDPVQLSSWLPATNCCAWEPPAVFCSATGRVTGLALSSLDGVRAPVPPALGELPELVILQVQSVRGLSGPIPSSFGNLTRLEDLNIAGTSISGPVPDFLAGLTSLRTLVIADSKLAGPIPGCLRSLPDLRYLDLSGNMLTGAIPPVLLHGSFRFLILANNQLTGEIPSDCGDDNVDTLDLSRNRLTGDPSPFLFGITKPVAKVDLSWNELEFDMSDVSFPHHLTFLDLSHNRINGSVAKSLMDVKLEHFDVSYNGLCGEIPAGRFMSAHGAESYEQNRCLCGTPLPPCTTGMLGR; encoded by the coding sequence ATGAGAAACACTGCTGGGTTTGTGTCTCTCTCGGCAATGGCGGCTGATCTGCCATCCTCCTCGTGGCATGCTCTGCTGTGCCTCGTGCTGTTCTCTGCCGTCGTCGCGTCGTCGTCCGCGATGGACTGCGACGGCGACGACCGCGCCGCGCTGCTGAGGGTCAAGGCGCAGCTGGGCGACCCTGTGCAGCTCTCGTCCTGGCTTCCGGCCACCAACTGCTGCGCCTGGGAGCCGCCCGCCGTCTTCTGCTCCGCGACCGGCCGAGTCACGGGGCTGGCGCTCTCCTCCCTCGACGGCGTCCGCGCGCCCGTCCCGCCGGCGCTCGGCGAGCTCCCGGAGCTCGTCATCCTCCAGGTCCAGTCCGTCCGCGGCCTGTCCGGCCCCATCCCGTCCTCCTTCGGCAACCTCACGCGCCTCGAGGACCTCAACATCGCCGGCACCTCCATCTCCGGCCCGGTCCCGGACTTCCTCGCGGGGCTGACAAGCCTCCGCACCCTCGTCATCGCCGACAGCAAGCTCGCCGGCCCCATCCCCGGGTGCCTGCGCAGCCTCCCCGACCTCAGGTACCTGGACCTCAGCGGCAACATGCTCACCGGCGCCATCCCGCCGGTGCTGCTGCACGGGAGCTTCAGGTTCCTGATCCTGGCCAACAACCAGCTCACCGGCGAGATACCGAGCGACTGCGGCGACGACAACGTCGACACCCTCGACCTCTCCCGCAACCGGCTGACGGGCGACCCGTCCCCGTTCCTGTTCGGCATCACGAAGCCGGTGGCCAAGGTCGACCTGTCGTGGAACGAGCTCGAGTTCGACATGAGCGACGTCAGCTTCCCGCACCACCTCACGTTCCTGGACCTCAGCCACAACCGGATCAACGGGAGCGTGGCCAAGTCGCTGATGGACGTGAAGCTGGAGCACTTCGACGTCAGCTACAACGGCCTCTGCGGGGAGATCCCGGCGGGGAGGTTCATGTCGGCGCACGGGGCAGAGAGCTACGAGCAGAACAGGTGCCTCTGCGGCACGCCTCTGCCTCCCTGCACCACGGGCATGCTAGGTCGGTAG